In a single window of the Streptacidiphilus sp. P02-A3a genome:
- a CDS encoding S-(hydroxymethyl)mycothiol dehydrogenase: MAQRVRGVIAPGKGEPVRIETILVPDPGPGEAVVKVQACGVCHTDLHYREGGINDEFPFLLGHEAAGIVESVGEGVTEVAPGDFVILNWRAVCGQCRACRRGRPQYCFATHNAKQRMTLEDGTELSPALGIGAFADKTLVAAGQCTKVDPTASPAAAGLLGCGVMAGLGAAVNTGNVGRGDTVAVIGCGGVGNAAIMGSRLAGASRIIAVDVDDRKLTTALRLGATHTVNSRTDDPVEAVRALTGGNGADVVIEAVGRPETYKQAFYARDLAGTVVLVGVPTPEMTLELPLLDVFGRGGALKSSWYGDCLPSRDFPTLIDLYLQGRLDLDAFVSETIPLDGVEAAFARMSRGEVLRSVVLL, from the coding sequence ATGGCCCAGCGAGTACGCGGTGTGATCGCGCCCGGCAAGGGCGAGCCGGTTCGGATCGAGACGATCCTGGTGCCCGACCCCGGTCCCGGTGAAGCCGTGGTCAAGGTCCAGGCCTGCGGCGTCTGCCACACCGACCTGCACTACCGCGAGGGCGGCATCAACGACGAGTTCCCGTTCCTGCTCGGCCACGAGGCCGCCGGGATCGTCGAGTCCGTGGGCGAGGGCGTCACCGAGGTCGCGCCCGGCGACTTCGTCATCCTGAACTGGCGTGCCGTCTGCGGCCAGTGCCGGGCCTGTCGGCGCGGACGGCCGCAGTACTGCTTCGCCACCCACAACGCCAAGCAGCGGATGACCCTGGAGGACGGCACCGAACTGTCGCCCGCCCTGGGCATCGGTGCCTTCGCCGACAAGACCCTGGTCGCCGCCGGACAGTGCACCAAGGTCGATCCCACCGCCTCCCCGGCCGCCGCCGGACTGCTCGGCTGCGGGGTGATGGCCGGGCTCGGCGCCGCCGTCAACACCGGCAACGTCGGCCGCGGCGACACCGTGGCCGTCATCGGCTGCGGCGGCGTCGGCAACGCCGCCATCATGGGCTCCCGGCTCGCGGGCGCGTCCCGGATCATCGCCGTCGACGTCGACGACCGGAAGCTCACCACCGCGCTCCGCCTGGGCGCCACCCACACGGTCAACTCCCGCACCGATGACCCGGTCGAGGCGGTCCGCGCGCTCACCGGCGGCAACGGCGCGGACGTGGTGATCGAGGCCGTCGGCCGCCCGGAGACCTACAAGCAGGCGTTCTACGCCCGCGACCTGGCCGGTACCGTCGTCCTGGTCGGCGTGCCCACCCCGGAGATGACCCTGGAACTGCCGCTGCTCGACGTCTTCGGCCGCGGCGGCGCGCTCAAGTCCTCCTGGTACGGCGACTGCCTGCCCTCGCGGGACTTCCCCACCCTGATCGACCTCTACCTCCAGGGCCGACTCGACCTGGACGCCTTCGTCTCGGAGACCATCCCGCTTGACGGGGTCGAGGCCGCCTTCGCCCGGATGAGCCGGGGCGAGGTCCTGCGTTCGGTGGTGCTGCTCTGA
- a CDS encoding MBL fold metallo-hydrolase, translated as MAAADARIEQLTTSGTFDLDGGSWEVDNNVWIVGDDTEAVVIDAAHDAEAIAAAVGTRRLLAIVSTHAHNDHVDAAPALAERTGAPVLLHPDDLPLWQQTHPDRAPDAPLADGQRIDVAGISLTVLHTPGHSPGAVCLYAPELNALFSGDTLFHGGPGATGRSYSHFPTIIDSIRDRLLTLPAGTVVHTGHGDTTTIGAEAPDLADWIARGH; from the coding sequence ATGGCCGCCGCCGACGCCCGCATCGAACAGCTGACCACCTCCGGTACCTTCGACCTCGACGGCGGCAGCTGGGAGGTCGACAACAACGTCTGGATCGTCGGCGACGACACCGAGGCCGTGGTCATCGACGCCGCCCACGACGCCGAGGCCATCGCCGCAGCCGTCGGCACCCGGCGGCTGCTCGCCATCGTCTCCACCCATGCCCACAACGACCACGTCGACGCGGCCCCGGCGCTCGCCGAGCGCACCGGCGCCCCGGTGCTGCTGCACCCCGACGACCTGCCGCTGTGGCAGCAGACCCACCCGGACCGGGCCCCGGACGCGCCCCTCGCCGACGGCCAGCGGATCGACGTCGCGGGCATCTCGCTCACCGTGCTGCACACCCCGGGACACAGCCCGGGCGCGGTCTGCCTGTACGCGCCGGAGCTGAACGCGCTGTTCTCCGGCGACACCCTGTTCCACGGCGGACCGGGGGCCACCGGCCGGTCCTACTCGCACTTCCCGACGATCATCGACTCGATCCGCGACCGACTGCTCACCCTCCCGGCCGGGACCGTCGTCCACACCGGTCACGGCGACACCACCACCATCGGCGCGGAGGCCCCGGACCTGGCGGACTGGATCGCCCGCGGCCACTGA